The Primulina eburnea isolate SZY01 chromosome 6, ASM2296580v1, whole genome shotgun sequence genome contains a region encoding:
- the LOC140835473 gene encoding LOW QUALITY PROTEIN: protein decapping 5-like (The sequence of the model RefSeq protein was modified relative to this genomic sequence to represent the inferred CDS: deleted 1 base in 1 codon), which translates to MASEDSYIGSLISLTSKSEIRYEGILYNINTEECSIGLRNGEKDQSFSKLYLYLSNYFESFGTEVRNRMAHRLLQCISFREGMDSTFAWILDPRMHVFLLHIGTCLIGCHTWHFIKISILTNAIFIEHLNFLSSYPFLEVAFLHSIVFLLVYSLTAIFILPDLQVKASPPVQTPPPINNDPAIIQSQYTRPTTQSTNLSSGPSGSLADIGSHSHSWGLPGSTFQSGLPLYQPGAPNASGSGLAGPIYWQGFYGALNGLPQLPQQSFFQTPPSFAIPPSMQPMQFSSFGSSLPMEASSLPTSNFLEYHCCYFNLYFFTFILVFECSPFASRAAYTRKMSNLLPNKDPISAMPTSTLTSNLQILSPFSGLALDNAGLSSVANKPMIPGPGAGISSVANKPTIPGPVPLTHLTISQPLTSVALASGSLFAETSTPSHITPGPLQKSGQSIVSPPQTLLTSQKDVKVVQVLPQPSLLPILPLLQILELSRFTEAQLPILPLLPNTRALKCIITIYFSTRAAFLWLTKGMQTNYHIARPVRKFTEEFDFMAVNEKFIKDKVWGHLGKCNQSQSKYKVLNESGSDEYDSPDEYDTELSKIEKPVYKKNDFFDSLSCNALDNNPNYGRTRYSEQTKLDSETLGDFSRYRGCRGSVQGGGSGRFRGSYYGGRGYGGYGYTARGRDRGLHT; encoded by the exons ATGGCATCGGAGGACTCCTATATCGGCAGCTTAATAAGCTTGACTTCGAAGAGCGAGATCAGATACGAAGGCATATTGTACAACATCAACACCGAAGAGTGCAGCATCGGATTACGCAATGGTGAGAAGGATCAATCATTCAGTAAACTGTATTTATATTTGTCTAATTATTT TGAATCATTTGGAACAGAAGTTCGGAATAGGATGGCCCATAGATTACTCCAA TGTATTTCATTTCGAGAAGGCATGGACTCAACTTTTGCCTGGATATTGGACCCAAGGATGCATGTTTTCTTATTGCACATTGGCACCTGTTTGATAGGTTGTCATACATGGCATTTTATCAAGATATCCATTCTAACCAATGCCATCTTCATTGAgcatttgaattttctttcctcttaTCCTTTTTTGGAAGTGGCGTTCCTTCACTCTATAGTTTTTCTGTTAGTTTACAGTTTAACTGCCATTTTCATTCTACCGGATTTACAAGTCAAAGCTTCTCCACCAGTTCAAACTCCTCCTCCGATAAATAATGATCCTGCAATTATTCAG TCTCAATATACTCGTCCCACAACCCAATCCACAAACTTGTCTTCAGGTCCCAGTGGATCTTTGGCTGATATTGGTTCCCATTCT CACAGTTGGGGACTCCCTGGTTCAACTTTTCAAAGTGGTCTTCCTTTATATCAACCTGGAGCCCCAAATGCAAGTGGCAGTGGGCTAGCTGGGCCAATTTATTGGCAGGGATTTTATGGTGCACTTAATGGGCTTCCTCAACTGCCTCAGCAGTCCTTTTTCCAAACACCTCCTAGCTTCGCTATTCCTCCCTCCATGCAACCCATGCAATTTTCTAGTTTTGGTTCATCTTTGCCAATGGAAGCATCAAGCCTGCCCACTTCTAATTTTCTGGAATATCATTGCTGCTACTTTAATCTCTACTTCTTTACCTTCATCCTTGTCTTTGAATGTTCACCCTTTGCATCCCGTGCCGCCTACACCAGAAAAATGAGTAATCTATTGCCAAATAAAGATCCTATCTCTGCTATGCCTACATCAACACTGACCTCTAATTTGCAAATTTTGTCTCCTTTCTCTGGTTTAGCTCTTGATAATGCAGGTCTATCTTCAGTTGCTAACAAGCCCATGATTCCTGGCCCTGGTGCTGGTATCTCTTCAGTAGCTAACAAGCCCACAATACCTGGCCCTGTTCCCTTGACCCATCTGACAATTTCTCAACCCTTAACATCTGTTGCTTTGGCATCTGGTTCTCTTTTTGCAGAAACTTCGACACCTTCACATATAACTCCAGGGCCGCTACAGAAATCTGGACAAAGCATTGTTTCTCCACCTCAAACTTTACTAACTAGTCAGAAAGATGTGAAAGTAGTTCAGGTTTTACCACAGCCTTCACTACTGCCTATACTACCTTTACTACAAATACTCGAGCTCTCAAGGTTTACGGAAGCTCAACTGCCTATACTACCTTTACTACCAAATACTCGAGCTCTCAAG TGTATAATTACTATTTACTTCTCAACACGTGCAGCTTTTCTCTGGCTAACAAAGGGTATGCAGACAAACTACCACATTGCACGCCCTGTGAGAAAGTTTACCGAAGAATTTGATTTTATGGCAGTGAACGAGAAATTTATCAAGGACAAAGTGTGGGGTCATTTGGGAAAATGCAATCAATCACAATCTAAATATAAAGTGTTAAATGAAAGTggaagtgatgaatatgattcgCCGGACGAGTATGATACTGAACTGTCAAAGATTGAGA AGCCTGTTTATAAGAAGAATGATTTTTTTGATTCCCTTTCTTGTAATGCTCTGGACAATAACCCTAATTATGGAAGGACTAGATATTCGGAACAAACGAAGTTGGATTCCGAG ACATTAGGAGATTTTTCAAGGTATCGGGGTTGTCGTGGCTCTGTTCAGGGAGGTGGTAGTGGTCGGTTTCGTGGCTCTTACTATGGTGGAAGAGGTTATGGTGGATACGGCTACACGGCTAGGGGTCGTGATCGAGGTTTGCATACCTAG
- the LOC140835474 gene encoding uncharacterized protein, which translates to MVRPIPISIPIHISDTFSSIPLAIGLFVSASLLVALCAKHARQIPRKYASKTTHEPNTPLKSPLVLPKQLKTSLGSMAIMSLVHGKKSRPDSGAGKEEIGVWQKAILMGEKCQPPEFSGAIYYDYDGNRVPEMPKSPRAGPLRGFTFLVEKKDHLDV; encoded by the coding sequence atGGTTCGTCCAATCCCAATCTCAATCCCAATCCATATAAGTGATACTTTCTCCTCCATCCCTCTAGCAATAGGACTGTTTGTCTCAGCGTCACTCCTAGTCGCCCTCTGTGCAAAGCATGCAAGACAAATCCCAAGAAAGTATGCTTCCAAAACGACTCATGAGCCGAACACGCCCCTTAAGTCGCCGTTAGTATTACCTAAGCAACTGAAAACAAGTCTCGGCAGCATGGCGATCATGTCTTTAGTTCATGGCAAGAAATCAAGGCCGGACTCCGGTGCCGGGAAAGAAGAGATCGGGGTTTGGCAGAAGGCGATATTGATGGGGGAGAAATGCCAGCCGCCGGAGTTTTCGGGGGCGATCTACTATGATTATGATGGGAATAGGGTCCCGGAGATGCCTAAGTCACCGAGAGCTGGCCCGTTGAGAGGTTTTACTTTTCTTGTGGAGAAAAAGGATCATTTGGATGTCTAA